One window of the Delphinus delphis chromosome 20, mDelDel1.2, whole genome shotgun sequence genome contains the following:
- the ZNF865 gene encoding zinc finger protein 865: MEANAAGSGAGGGGSSGLGGEDGVHFQSYPFDFLEFLNHQRFEPMELYGEHAKAVAALPCAPGPPPQPPPQPPPPQYDYPPQSTFKPKAEVPSSSSSSSSSSSSSSSQAKKPDPPLPPAFGAPPPPLFDAAFPAPQWGIVDLSGHQHLFGNLKRGGPATGPGATPGLAAPTGTPGPLPAPSQTPPGPTAGAACDPAKDDKGYFRRLKYLMERRFPCGVCQKSFKQSSHLVQHMLVHSGERPYECGVCGRTYNHVSSLIRHRRCHKDVPPAAGGPQQPGAPLPPLGLPAPAAAAAPTSASSGPPATPAAPADGNATPAAPAGLGVPPPAAAATGGGDGPFACTLCWKVFKKPSHLHQHQIIHTGEKPFSCSVCSKSFNRRESLKRHVKTHSADLLRLPCGICGKAFRDAAYLLKHQAAHAGAGAAGPRPVYPCDLCGKSYSAPQSLLRHKAAHAPPAAPDAPKDATASVPQPPPTFPSGPYLLPPDPPATDSEKAAAAAAAVVYGAVPVPLLGAHPLLLGGAGTSGAGASGASVPGKTFCCGICGRGFGRRETLKRHERIHTGEKPHQCPVCGKRFRESFHLSKHHVVHTRERPYKCELCGKVFGYPQSLTRHRQVHRLQLPCALAGAAGLPASQGATGSCGPGASATSGGAADGLSYACSDCGEHFPDLFHVMSHKEAHMAEKPYGCDACGKTFGFIENLMWHKLVHQAAPERLLPPAPGGPQPSDGSSSTDAANVLDNGLAGEVGAAVAALAGVSGGDDASGAAVAGGGGAAGAGPERFSCATCGQSFKHFLGLVTHKYVHLVRRTLGCGLCGQSFAGAYDLLLHRRSHRQKRGFRCPVCGKRFWEAALLMRHQRCHTEQRPYRCGVCGRGFLRSWYLRQHRVVHTGERAFKCGVCAKRFAQSSSLAEHRRLHAVARPQRCGACGKTFRYRSNLLEHQRLHLGERAYRCEHCGKGFFYLSSVLRHQRAHEPPRPELRCPACLKAFKDPGYFRKHLAAHQGGRPFRCSSCGEGFANTYGLKKHRLAHKAEGLGGPGAGTGTLPGKDA; encoded by the coding sequence ATGGAGGCCAACGCAGCGGGCAGCGGCGCCGGGGGCGGCGGGAGCAGCGGCCTAGGGGGCGAGGACGGGGTTCACTTCCAGAGCTACCCCTTCGACTTCCTGGAGTTCCTCAACCACCAGCGCTTTGAGCCCATGGAACTGTACGGGGAGCACGCCAAGGCAGTGGCGGCGCTGCCCTGCGCCCCCGGGCccccgccgcagccgccgccccAGCCGCCACCCCCGCAGTACGACTACCCGCCCCAGTCCACCTTCAAACCCAAGGCCGAGGTGCCCTCCTCATCCTCGTCGTCCTCGTCGTCCTCTTCGTCGTCGTCCTCCCAAGCCAAGAAGCCCGACCCGCCCCTGCCGCCCGCCTTCGGGGCGCCCCCTCCTCCGCTCTTCGATGCCGCCTTCCCGGCCCCGCAGTGGGGCATCGTCGACCTCTCGGGACACCAGCACCTGTTCGGGAACCTGAAGCGCGGAGGGCCGGCAACCGGGCCGGGGGCGACGCCGGGGCTAGCTGCCCCCACGGGGACGCCCGGGCCGCTCCCCGCGCCCTCGCAGACGCCGCCGGGCCCCACCGCGGGGGCGGCCTGCGATCCAGCCAAGGACGACAAGGGCTACTTCCGGAGGCTGAAGTACCTGATGGAGCGGCGCTTCCCCTGCGGCGTGTGCCAGAAGTCCTTCAAGCAGTCCTCGCACCTGGTCCAGCACATGCTGGTGCACTCGGGGGAGAGGCCATACGAGTGCGGCGTCTGCGGCCGCACCTACAACCACGTCTCCAGCCTCATCCGCCACCGCCGCTGCCACAAGGACGTGCCGCCGGCCGCGGGGGGCCCGCAGCAGCCAGGCGCCCCACTCCCACCGCTGGGCCTgcccgcgcccgccgccgccgccgcccccaccTCGGCGTCCTCCGGACCCCCGGCCacgcccgccgcccccgccgaCGGCAACGCGACCCCCGCCGCCCCTGCGGGTCTGGGGGTACCCcctccggcggcggcggcgacagGGGGCGGCGACGGCCCGTTCGCCTGCACGCTCTGCTGGAAGGTGTTCAAGAAGCCCAGCCACCTGCACCAGCACCAGATCATCCACACGGGCGAGAAGCCCTTCTCGTGCTCCGTGTGCAGCAAGAGCTTCAACCGCAGGGAGAGCCTCAAGCGGCACGTGAAGACGCACTCCGCCGACCTGCTGCGCCTGCCCTGCGGCATCTGCGGGAAGGCCTTCCGCGACGCTGCTTACCTGCTCAAGCACCAGGCGGCCCACGCGGGCGCGGGCGCGGCGGGGCCGAGGCCCGTGTACCCCTGCGACCTGTGCGGCAAGTCCTACTCGGCGCCCCAGAGCCTGCTGCGGCACAAGGCTGCCCACGCCCCGCCCGCGGCCCCCGACGCGCCCAAGGACGCGACGGCCTCTGTcccgcagcccccgcccaccTTCCCCTCGGGACCCTACCTCCTACCCCCCGACCCCCCGGCCACAGACAGCGAgaaggcggcggcggccgcggcggcggtGGTGTACGGCGCCGTGCCCGTCCCGCTCCTGGGCGCTCACCCGCTGCTGCTCGGCGGGGCCGGTACCAGCGGGGCTGGAGCCTCAGGCGCCAGCGTCCCCGGCAAGACGTTCTGCTGCGGCATCTGCGGGCGCGGCTTCGGGCGCCGCGAGACGCTGAAGCGCCACGAGCGCATCCACACGGGCGAGAAGCCACACCAGTGCCCGGTGTGCGGGAAGCGCTTCCGCGAGTCCTTCCACTTGAGCAAGCACCACGTGGTGCACACCCGCGAGCGGCCCTACAAGTGCGAGCTGTGCGGCAAGGTCTTCGGCTACCCGCAGAGCCTCACCCGCCACCGCCAGGTGCACCGGCTCCAGCTGCCCTGCGCCCTGGCCGGGGCCGCTGGCCTCCCCGCCAGCCAGGGCGCGACGGGGTCCTGTGGCCCGGGCGCTTCGGCCACGTCCGGGGGCGCCGCCGATGGACTGAGCTATGCCTGCTCGGACTGCGGCGAGCACTTCCCGGACCTCTTCCACGTCATGAGCCACAAGGAGGCGCACATGGCGGAGAAGCCGTACGGCTGCGACGCCTGCGGCAAGACGTTCGGCTTCATTGAGAACCTTATGTGGCACAAGCTGGTCCACCAGGCTGCTCCCGAGCGCCTGCTCCCGCCCGCGCCCGGCGGCCCCCAGCCCTCGGATGGCTCCAGCAGCACCGATGCGGCCAACGTGCTGGACAACGGGCTGGCCGGGGAGGTGGGGGCGGCCGTGGCGGCGCTGGCAGGGGTGTCTGGGGGTGACGATGCGAGTGGGGCGGCGGTGGCCGGGGGCGGCGGGGCTGCTGGTGCGGGCCCCGAGCGCTTCAGTTGTGCCACGTGCGGCCAGAGCTTCAAGCACTTCCTGGGCCTCGTGACTCACAAGTACGTGCACCTGGTGCGGCGGACCCTGGGCTGCGGCCTCTGCGGCCAGAGCTTCGCGGGTGCCTACGACCTGCTCCTGCATCGCCGCAGCCACCGGCAGAAGCGGGGCTTCCGCTGCCCGGTGTGCGGCAAGCGCTTCTGGGAGGCGGCCCTGCTGATGCGCCACCAGCGCTGCCACACGGAGCAACGGCCCTACCGGTGCGGCGTGTGTGGCCGAGGCTTCCTGCGCTCCTGGTACCTGCGGCAGCACCGCGTGGTGCATACGGGCGAGCGGGCCTTCAAGTGCGGCGTGTGCGCCAAGCGCTTCGCGCAGTCGTCCAGCCTGGCGGAGCATCGGCGGCTGCACGCGGTGGCCCGGCCCCAGCGCTGCGGCGCCTGCGGCAAGACCTTCCGCTACCGCTCCAACCTGCTGGAGCACCAGCGGCTGCACCTTGGCGAGCGCGCCTACCGCTGCGAGCACTGCGGCAAGGGCTTCTTCTACCTGAGCTCCGTGCTGCGCCACCAGCGCGCACACGAGCCGCCGCGGCCCGAGCTCCGCTGTCCCGCCTGCCTCAAGGCCTTCAAGGATCCTGGCTACTTCCGTAAGCACCTGGCGGCTCACCAGGGCGGCCGGCCCTTCCGCTGCTCCTCCTGCGGTGAGGGTTTCGCCAACACCTATGGCCTCAAGAAACACCGCCTGGCCCACAAGGCCGAGGGCCTCGGGGGGCCTGGAGCAGGGACGGGCACCTTGCCCGGGAAGGATGCCTGA
- the ZNF784 gene encoding zinc finger protein 784, whose product MAAARPEPRSPSSAAPEPRSPEPPDLVLVPDDSRPATPPSDLIEIQVVKVTDTTLVPEPPEPGSLHCALCPAVFRLVSELLFHEHGHLAGAEGGGQGGDPSRCHVCGHSCPGPASLRAHYSLHTGERPYRCPLCPRAFKALAPLLRHQHRHGVEPGTSQRPPEAAAAQEQRPGVPQERSEVVMAAAAAGAAVGKPFACRFCAKPFRRSSDMRDHERVHTGERPYHCGVCGKGFTQSSVLSGHARIHTGERPFRCTLCDRTFNNSSNFRKHQRTHFHGPGPGLGDSGSQLASGADGSGSGCGAGNTLEEGRGETAKGKVEIDQ is encoded by the exons ATGGCCGCTGCGCGCCCGGAGCCCCGGAGTCCGAGCTCAGCGGCCCCGGAGCCGAGATCCCCGGAGCCTCCGGACCTG GTCCTGGTGCCTGATGATAGCCGCCCGGCCACCCCCCCGAGTGACCTCATCGAGATCCAGGTGGTGAAGGTGACGGACACCACGCTGGTACCTGAGCCCCCGGAGCCAGGTTCTCTCCACTGTGCCTTGTGCCCAGCTGTCTTCCGGCTGGTCTCCGAGCTGCTGTTCCACGAACACGGCCACCTGGCAGGGGCTGAgggtggtgggcagggtggggaccCAAGCCGGTGTCATGTGTGTGGCCACAGCTGTCCAGGCCCCGCCAGCCTCCGTGCCCACTACAGCCTGCACACGGGAGAGCGGCCCTACCGCTGCCCGCTCTGCCCCCGGGCCTTCAAGGCCCTGGCACCTCTGCTGCGGCACCAGCACCGACACGGGGTGGAGCCGGGGACCTCTCAAAGGCCtccggaggcggcggcggctcaAGAACAGCGGCCCGGGGTGCCCCAGGAGAGGTCGGAGGTGGTGATGGCTGCGGCGGCCGCAGGCGCGGCGGTGGGGAAGCCTTTCGCCTGCAGGTTCTGCGCCAAGCCGTTCCGCCGCTCCTCAGACATGCGAGACCACGAGCGGGTGCACACGGGCGAGCGGCCCTACCACTGCGGCGTGTGCGGCAAGGGCTTCACCCAGTCCTCGGTGCTCAGCGGCCACGCCCGCATCCACACTGGCGAGCGCCCCTTCCGCTGCACCCTCTGCGATCGCACTTTCAACAACTCCTCCAACTTCCGAAAGCATCAGCGCACCCACTTCCACGGGCCGGGACCGGGGTTGGGAGACTCTGGAAGCCAGCTGGCATCGGGGGCCGACGGGTCAGGGAGTGGGTGTGGGGCAGGAAACACTCTGGAAGAGGGACGTGGGGAGACCGCCAAAGGGAAGGTGGAGATCGACCAGTAG